A region from the Bradyrhizobium erythrophlei genome encodes:
- a CDS encoding c-type cytochrome: protein MRRISLGLVLAGAAAFGVYWWLTATPLALAVTVAASTPNLANGQATFNAGGCSSCHAVPGQPDRTRLGGGLAIPSPFGTFYAPNISPDPADGIGRWSEAEFVRAVTQGVSPAGYHYFPAFPYTSYAHAKVEDIRDLFAYLKTLNPVPGRVRDHAVPFPFDIRRNIGIWKWLFMDGKPFVPDTARSAGWNRGAYLVNSLGHCAECHSPRNFLGGAIAKQRFAGGPNPEGEGWVPNITQKGIGDWSEKDIAYFLQTGELPEGDAAGGSMARVIKNTSQLSPEDRAAMAEYLKSLPPVDGPPRPKQAPKSGGKS, encoded by the coding sequence ATGCGAAGAATATCCCTAGGCCTGGTTCTGGCGGGCGCCGCCGCGTTCGGTGTTTACTGGTGGCTGACGGCCACACCGCTGGCGCTGGCGGTTACCGTGGCGGCCTCTACGCCCAACCTTGCGAACGGGCAGGCAACCTTCAACGCCGGAGGATGTTCCTCCTGCCATGCCGTGCCCGGGCAGCCCGATCGCACAAGACTCGGTGGCGGCCTTGCGATCCCGTCGCCGTTCGGAACGTTCTACGCCCCGAACATCTCGCCCGATCCGGCCGACGGCATCGGGCGGTGGAGCGAGGCCGAATTCGTGCGCGCGGTGACGCAAGGGGTTTCGCCGGCCGGCTATCATTATTTTCCGGCGTTTCCCTACACCTCCTACGCCCATGCGAAGGTCGAGGATATCCGAGACCTCTTTGCCTATTTGAAAACGCTCAACCCCGTGCCGGGCAGGGTGCGCGATCACGCCGTGCCGTTTCCATTCGATATCCGGCGCAATATCGGAATCTGGAAATGGTTGTTCATGGACGGCAAGCCCTTCGTGCCGGATACGGCGCGCTCGGCGGGCTGGAATCGCGGCGCCTATCTCGTGAACAGTCTCGGCCATTGTGCCGAATGCCACAGCCCGCGGAATTTCCTCGGCGGCGCCATCGCCAAGCAGCGTTTCGCCGGCGGCCCCAATCCGGAAGGCGAAGGCTGGGTGCCGAACATCACGCAAAAAGGAATTGGCGACTGGAGCGAGAAGGACATCGCCTATTTCCTGCAAACCGGCGAGCTACCCGAGGGCGACGCCGCCGGCGGCTCGATGGCGCGCGTAATCAAGAACACTTCGCAGCTGAGCCCGGAAGATCGGGCGGCGATGGCGGAATACCTGAAGTCGCTGCCACCGGTCGACGGACCGCCGCGGCCGAAGCAGGCGCCGAAGAGCGGCGGCAAGTCGTGA
- a CDS encoding CHRD domain-containing protein — translation MSKTTTMLAMLALGASVAFAGPAFAEKMKATLDGKSEVPPNASTGTGTADIDYDAATKKLSWKLTYSGLSGPATAAHFHGPAEPGKNAGVAVAIPNAIEDPAEGSAILTDAQAADLMAGKYYVNVHTAANPGGEIRGQVTK, via the coding sequence ATGTCGAAGACCACGACCATGCTTGCCATGCTTGCGCTGGGAGCGAGTGTTGCGTTCGCCGGACCCGCCTTCGCCGAGAAGATGAAGGCGACGCTGGACGGAAAATCCGAGGTGCCCCCCAACGCCAGCACCGGCACCGGCACCGCCGATATCGACTACGACGCCGCCACCAAGAAGCTGAGCTGGAAGCTGACCTATTCCGGGCTTTCCGGCCCCGCCACCGCCGCCCACTTCCACGGGCCGGCCGAACCCGGCAAGAACGCCGGCGTCGCGGTTGCCATCCCGAATGCGATCGAAGACCCCGCCGAAGGCAGCGCGATCCTGACCGACGCCCAGGCCGCCGACCTGATGGCCGGCAAATATTACGTCAATGTCCACACCGCGGCCAATCCGGGCGGCGAAATCCGCGGACAGGTGACGAAGTAA
- a CDS encoding c-type cytochrome — MIRTVVVAGVLLLGVGAVMAQQDVAVRQDNLMRTQGKSMYGVLAKTVKGDIPYDQKAVDGALAALQESVPTIPKVFTTNPKEDVVNANFGSSPKIWQNKADFDAKVPPVSKAIADVKGSIKDVASLKVAFDQIQAKCTDCHEAYRLKLK, encoded by the coding sequence ATGATACGAACGGTTGTTGTTGCGGGAGTTTTGTTGCTCGGTGTCGGCGCCGTGATGGCGCAGCAGGATGTCGCCGTCAGGCAGGACAACCTGATGCGAACGCAGGGCAAGAGCATGTACGGGGTGCTCGCCAAGACCGTGAAGGGGGATATTCCCTACGATCAGAAGGCGGTCGACGGCGCGCTTGCGGCGCTGCAGGAAAGCGTGCCCACGATCCCAAAGGTGTTTACGACAAATCCCAAGGAAGACGTGGTGAACGCGAATTTCGGGTCGTCGCCGAAGATCTGGCAGAACAAGGCCGATTTCGACGCCAAGGTACCTCCGGTTTCCAAGGCGATCGCCGACGTCAAGGGCAGCATCAAGGATGTCGCCAGTTTGAAGGTTGCTTTCGATCAGATCCAGGCCAAGTGCACCGATTGCCATGAGGCCTACCGGCTGAAGCTGAAATAA
- a CDS encoding xanthine dehydrogenase family protein molybdopterin-binding subunit, translated as MAPIKFGVGQSVLRKEDDALIRGKGRYTDDHAPQPALHALVLRSPHAHAKFTINAARARGLPGVGLILTGEDVRDLGSLPCLFNLEVNPFTGPPYPILAQGEVRHVGDAIAFVVADTIDQARDAIEAIEVNWTPLPAAVGVAQAVKPGAPQVWPEHPGNLLFDEPIGDKKATDAAFAKAHAVAEISIVNPRVVTNFMETRAAVCEYDAKHDHLTLTVGSQGSHRLREILCGMVLKIPQEKMRVICPDVGGGFGTKLFPYREYALIAVAARKLRKTVKWAADRSDHFMGDAQGRDNVTTARMALAEDGKFLAMDVDLMGDMGAYLSTFGPYIPYGGAGMLPGLYDIQTFHCRVRTVFTHTVPVDAYRGAGRPEAAYVVERLVDAAARKLDMSPDAIRRKNFIAPRAMPYKTATGKVYDSGDFTAHMKRAMEVANWKEFPKRAKAAKKQGLVRGIGLATYVEVCGTMGEETAKVQLDPNGDVTILIGTQSSGQGHQTAYAQLVAEQFGLPPERVHILQGDTDKIATGLGTGGSASIPTGGVSVERATRELGKNLREIAAEALETSSGDLEISDGTIRIAGTDRSVSFADLAKRPGVDPSKLDASATFTQADGTFPNGTHLAEVEIDPATGIIRIVNYVIVDDFGVTLNPLLLAGQVHGGAMQGIGQALMEQAVYSANDGQLVTGTFMDYAMPRAADGPSFVFETHNVPCKTNPLGVKGAGEAGAIGSCPAVVNAIIEGLWREYKIDHIDMPATPERVWVAIREHQRQHSL; from the coding sequence ATGGCTCCCATCAAATTCGGCGTCGGTCAAAGCGTCCTTCGCAAGGAAGACGATGCGCTCATTCGCGGCAAGGGCCGCTACACCGATGACCACGCGCCGCAGCCGGCGCTGCACGCATTGGTGCTGCGCTCGCCGCATGCGCATGCGAAATTCACCATCAACGCCGCCCGCGCCCGCGGCCTTCCCGGGGTCGGCCTGATCCTGACCGGCGAGGATGTCAGGGATCTCGGCTCGCTGCCCTGCCTGTTCAATCTCGAAGTCAATCCGTTCACCGGCCCACCCTATCCGATCCTCGCGCAGGGCGAAGTGCGCCATGTCGGCGATGCCATAGCCTTCGTGGTCGCGGACACGATCGATCAGGCGCGCGATGCGATCGAGGCGATCGAGGTAAACTGGACGCCGCTGCCGGCGGCGGTTGGCGTCGCGCAAGCGGTCAAGCCGGGTGCGCCGCAGGTCTGGCCCGAACATCCTGGCAATTTGCTGTTCGACGAGCCGATCGGCGACAAGAAAGCCACCGACGCCGCCTTCGCCAAGGCACATGCGGTTGCCGAAATCTCCATCGTCAATCCGCGCGTCGTCACCAACTTCATGGAGACCCGCGCCGCGGTCTGCGAATACGACGCCAAGCACGATCATCTGACGCTGACGGTCGGCAGCCAGGGCAGCCACCGCCTGCGCGAAATCCTGTGCGGGATGGTCCTGAAGATTCCGCAGGAAAAAATGCGGGTGATCTGCCCCGATGTCGGCGGCGGGTTCGGCACCAAACTGTTTCCCTATCGGGAATACGCATTGATCGCGGTCGCCGCGCGAAAACTGCGCAAGACGGTCAAGTGGGCTGCCGACCGCTCCGATCACTTCATGGGCGACGCGCAGGGCCGCGACAATGTCACCACGGCGCGGATGGCTCTGGCCGAGGACGGCAAGTTCCTGGCCATGGACGTCGATCTGATGGGCGACATGGGCGCGTATCTGTCGACCTTTGGGCCCTATATCCCCTATGGCGGCGCCGGCATGCTGCCCGGGCTTTACGACATCCAGACGTTCCATTGCCGTGTCCGTACCGTCTTCACCCACACCGTGCCGGTCGACGCCTATCGTGGCGCCGGGCGCCCGGAGGCAGCCTATGTGGTCGAGCGGCTGGTCGACGCGGCGGCGCGCAAGCTCGACATGTCGCCGGATGCGATCCGGCGCAAGAATTTCATCGCGCCGCGCGCGATGCCCTACAAGACCGCCACCGGCAAGGTCTACGATTCCGGCGACTTCACCGCGCATATGAAGCGCGCCATGGAAGTCGCCAACTGGAAGGAATTTCCAAAGCGCGCCAAGGCCGCGAAGAAGCAGGGTCTGGTCCGCGGCATCGGGCTTGCGACCTATGTCGAAGTCTGCGGCACCATGGGCGAGGAAACCGCCAAGGTGCAGCTCGATCCCAATGGCGACGTCACCATCCTGATCGGCACCCAGTCGAGCGGGCAGGGCCACCAGACCGCCTACGCGCAACTGGTCGCCGAGCAGTTCGGGCTGCCGCCCGAGCGCGTCCACATCCTGCAGGGCGACACCGACAAGATCGCCACCGGCCTCGGCACCGGCGGCTCGGCCTCGATTCCGACCGGCGGCGTCAGCGTCGAGCGCGCCACCCGCGAGCTCGGCAAGAATCTGCGCGAGATCGCCGCCGAAGCGCTGGAGACCAGCTCAGGCGATCTCGAGATCAGCGATGGCACCATTCGCATCGCCGGTACCGACCGCTCCGTCAGCTTTGCCGATCTGGCGAAGCGGCCGGGCGTCGATCCGTCGAAGCTGGATGCCAGCGCGACCTTCACGCAGGCCGACGGCACTTTTCCGAACGGCACCCATCTGGCCGAAGTCGAGATCGATCCGGCCACCGGCATCATCAGGATCGTCAACTACGTCATCGTCGACGATTTCGGCGTGACGCTGAATCCGCTGCTGCTCGCCGGCCAGGTTCATGGCGGCGCGATGCAGGGGATCGGCCAGGCCCTGATGGAGCAGGCGGTGTACAGCGCCAACGACGGCCAGCTCGTCACCGGCACCTTCATGGACTATGCGATGCCGCGCGCGGCCGACGGTCCGTCCTTCGTGTTCGAGACCCACAACGTGCCCTGCAAGACCAATCCGCTGGGGGTCAAGGGTGCGGGCGAGGCCGGCGCGATCGGCTCCTGTCCGGCGGTCGTCAACGCGATCATCGAGGGGCTGTGGCGCGAATACAAGATCGATCACATCGATATGCCGGCTACCCCCGAGCGGGTCTGGGTTGCGATCCGCGAGCATCAGCGCCAGCACAGTCTCTGA
- the murJ gene encoding murein biosynthesis integral membrane protein MurJ, with the protein MLGRIFTVGGYTLLSRLTGFARDIMLAAILGAGPVADAFFVAFRLPNHFRAIFAEGAFNAAFVPAYAHVYGERGEQAAGLFANRIFTLLFVSQLILLALAWLFMPQAMSLLAPGFTDDAEQRRLAIDLTRITFPYLLLITLVTLYGGMLNVMHRFASAAAASIFLNLAMMMTLALAAFFPTAGHAAAWGVLISGFLQYFLLAGDLARHGGLPRFAPLKLDEDVRAFFRALGPATVGSMGTQVALFADTIIATFLPAGALSALYYADRLNQLPIGVIGIAIGTVLLPEMSRQLTAEDHAGAMASQRRAFDFTLLFSVPFVAAFLTVPDVITRAMFARGAFSKADAAAAGATLAAYAIGLIPFVLIRSAVATFYARKDTATPVKAALTGVAVNVALKIALVGSLAQVGLAFATAAGAWVNLLLVIGFAARAGHLDLDHALTRSLAKFAGSGVVLGGALWLTARFAAAQLAQLSAFRDEAALLLLIVVGAIVYAGSILLLFGRRWLGSLVRS; encoded by the coding sequence ATGCTCGGTCGTATCTTCACCGTCGGCGGTTATACGCTCCTTTCGCGGCTGACCGGCTTTGCGCGCGACATCATGCTCGCGGCGATCCTCGGCGCCGGCCCCGTGGCCGACGCGTTTTTCGTGGCGTTTCGCCTGCCCAATCATTTCCGCGCGATCTTCGCCGAGGGCGCGTTCAATGCGGCCTTCGTGCCCGCCTACGCCCATGTCTACGGCGAGCGCGGCGAGCAGGCGGCGGGGCTGTTCGCCAACCGCATCTTTACGCTTTTGTTCGTGTCGCAACTGATTCTGCTGGCTCTCGCGTGGCTGTTCATGCCGCAGGCGATGAGCCTGCTCGCGCCCGGCTTCACCGACGACGCCGAGCAGCGCCGGCTCGCGATCGATCTGACGCGCATCACCTTTCCCTATCTGTTGCTGATCACGCTGGTGACGCTCTATGGCGGCATGCTCAACGTCATGCATCGTTTCGCCAGCGCCGCGGCGGCGTCGATCTTTCTGAACCTCGCCATGATGATGACGCTGGCGCTGGCGGCGTTTTTCCCAACCGCCGGCCACGCCGCCGCTTGGGGCGTGCTGATATCGGGCTTCCTCCAATATTTCCTGCTGGCGGGAGATCTCGCGCGCCATGGCGGCCTGCCGCGGTTTGCGCCGCTCAAGCTCGACGAGGACGTCCGCGCCTTCTTTCGCGCGCTGGGACCCGCGACCGTCGGCTCGATGGGGACGCAGGTCGCGCTGTTCGCCGACACCATCATCGCGACCTTCCTGCCGGCGGGCGCGCTGTCGGCGCTGTATTATGCCGATCGCCTCAACCAGCTGCCGATCGGCGTGATCGGGATCGCGATCGGCACGGTGCTGCTGCCGGAAATGTCGCGGCAATTGACGGCGGAGGATCACGCGGGCGCCATGGCGTCGCAGCGGCGCGCCTTCGATTTTACGCTGTTGTTCTCGGTGCCCTTCGTGGCCGCATTCCTGACGGTCCCCGACGTCATCACGCGGGCGATGTTCGCGCGCGGCGCGTTCTCGAAGGCCGATGCCGCCGCCGCGGGCGCGACGCTTGCGGCCTACGCGATCGGCCTCATTCCATTCGTGCTGATCCGCAGCGCGGTTGCGACCTTCTACGCCCGCAAGGATACCGCGACGCCGGTGAAGGCGGCGCTGACCGGCGTCGCCGTCAATGTCGCGCTGAAGATTGCGCTGGTGGGCTCGCTGGCCCAGGTCGGTCTTGCCTTTGCGACCGCGGCCGGCGCCTGGGTCAATCTGTTGCTGGTGATCGGGTTTGCGGCACGCGCGGGCCACCTCGATCTCGATCACGCGCTGACGCGGTCGCTGGCGAAGTTCGCGGGCTCCGGCGTCGTGCTGGGTGGGGCGCTATGGCTGACCGCAAGGTTCGCTGCAGCGCAGCTGGCGCAGCTCAGCGCCTTCCGCGACGAGGCCGCGCTCCTGCTGCTGATCGTTGTCGGCGCCATCGTCTATGCCGGATCGATCCTGCTGTTGTTCGGCAGGCGCTGGCTGGGGTCGCTGGTTCGCAGCTAA
- a CDS encoding DegT/DnrJ/EryC1/StrS family aminotransferase, whose protein sequence is MNQHLRPDPVPFIDIAAQRRRLGKSIDEAVARVLGHCQFINGPEVTQLEAELAAFSGARHVVSCASGTDALLMVLMAKGVGRGDAVFCPSFTFCATGEAVALTGATPVFVDVDEATFNIDAASLKRGIATAKKLGLKPVAVIPVDLFGQSADHDAIGAIAAEAGLFVLDDAAQGFGASHKGHRLGSLGLATATSFFPAKPLGCFGDGGAIFTDDAELAEKLRSVRVHGQGSDKYDNVRLGLTGRLDTMQAAILIEKLKIFEDEIAARNKVADRYAQGLGNVVSVPRLASGCTSVWAQYTIRLPKGCDRDGFAAALKAQGIPTAIYYVKSMHQQTAYRDFPVADGGLPACERLSNDVISLPMHAYLDEPTQARVIKAVRGALST, encoded by the coding sequence ATGAACCAGCACCTGCGTCCCGATCCCGTTCCCTTCATCGACATTGCCGCGCAGCGCCGCCGGCTCGGTAAATCCATCGATGAGGCCGTTGCCCGCGTGCTCGGCCATTGCCAGTTCATCAACGGTCCCGAAGTGACGCAACTCGAGGCCGAACTCGCGGCCTTCAGCGGCGCCAGACACGTGGTGAGCTGCGCCAGCGGCACCGACGCGCTGCTGATGGTGCTGATGGCTAAGGGCGTCGGCCGCGGTGATGCGGTGTTTTGTCCGTCCTTTACCTTCTGCGCGACCGGCGAGGCGGTGGCACTGACCGGGGCTACGCCGGTGTTCGTCGATGTCGACGAAGCGACCTTCAACATCGACGCGGCTTCGCTGAAGCGCGGCATCGCCACCGCGAAGAAGCTCGGCCTCAAGCCCGTGGCGGTGATTCCGGTCGACCTGTTCGGGCAAAGCGCCGACCACGACGCCATCGGCGCGATCGCGGCGGAAGCCGGTCTCTTTGTTCTTGATGACGCCGCGCAGGGTTTTGGCGCCAGCCACAAGGGCCACCGCCTCGGCAGCCTGGGCCTTGCCACCGCGACCAGCTTTTTTCCGGCCAAGCCGCTCGGCTGCTTCGGCGATGGCGGAGCGATTTTCACCGACGATGCCGAACTCGCCGAGAAGCTGCGCAGCGTCCGGGTTCACGGCCAGGGTTCGGATAAATACGACAATGTGCGGCTCGGCCTGACCGGCCGGCTGGACACCATGCAGGCGGCGATCCTGATCGAGAAACTGAAGATCTTCGAGGACGAGATCGCCGCGCGCAACAAGGTCGCCGATCGCTACGCGCAAGGCCTCGGCAATGTCGTGAGCGTACCGCGCCTCGCCAGCGGCTGCACCTCGGTTTGGGCGCAATACACCATTCGTCTGCCAAAAGGCTGCGATCGCGACGGCTTTGCGGCGGCGCTGAAGGCGCAGGGCATTCCCACCGCGATCTATTATGTGAAATCGATGCATCAGCAGACCGCCTATCGGGACTTCCCGGTCGCGGACGGCGGCCTTCCGGCTTGCGAACGCCTGTCGAACGACGTCATCAGCCTGCCGATGCATGCCTATCTCGACGAGCCGACGCAGGCGCGCGTCATCAAGGCTGTGCGCGGCGCGCTTTCAACCTGA
- a CDS encoding Gfo/Idh/MocA family protein — protein MKGEAKRTLRVGVIGAGVMGSNHARVLAGLPDIALVGVVDPLPAHRTRATELAGCRTFATLDELIAEGIDALTIAAPTHLHHEIALACIARGVHILVEKPIATTVEEGRDIVAAAHRAGVTLMVGHVERFNPAVQAIKQAISGEDILSIAITRVGPFPPRMSNVGVVIDLAVHDIDLIRWFTESDIVEVQPQLSSAVAEREDIALLQFRTASGVLAHINTNWLTPFKARNVTVATRGKYVMGDLLTRQVTECFGFKPDGSYSMRHLPVGHDEPLRAELIAFLHAVRTGGVPAVTGDEGVASLAIATRCLETPAKPAAISPARKGPRRVVVG, from the coding sequence ATGAAAGGCGAGGCGAAGCGCACGCTCCGCGTGGGCGTGATCGGCGCCGGCGTGATGGGCAGCAACCATGCCCGGGTGCTGGCCGGTCTGCCCGATATCGCTCTGGTCGGAGTCGTCGATCCCCTGCCGGCGCACCGGACACGGGCGACGGAGCTGGCGGGCTGCCGCACCTTCGCCACCCTCGACGAGTTGATCGCGGAGGGCATCGATGCCTTGACCATCGCCGCGCCGACGCATCTCCATCACGAGATCGCGCTCGCCTGCATCGCCCGAGGCGTTCACATCCTGGTCGAGAAGCCGATCGCCACCACGGTGGAGGAAGGGCGCGACATTGTCGCCGCCGCCCACCGCGCCGGCGTCACCTTGATGGTGGGCCATGTCGAGCGCTTCAATCCGGCCGTGCAGGCCATCAAGCAGGCGATCTCGGGCGAAGACATTCTTTCGATCGCGATCACGCGCGTCGGGCCGTTTCCGCCGCGCATGTCGAATGTCGGCGTGGTCATCGACCTCGCCGTGCACGACATCGACCTGATCCGCTGGTTTACCGAGTCCGACATCGTGGAGGTGCAGCCGCAGCTCTCCAGCGCCGTCGCCGAGCGCGAGGACATTGCGCTCCTGCAGTTCCGCACCGCCTCCGGCGTGCTTGCCCATATCAACACCAACTGGCTGACGCCGTTCAAGGCGCGCAACGTCACTGTCGCCACCCGCGGCAAATATGTGATGGGCGATCTGCTCACCCGTCAGGTCACTGAATGCTTCGGCTTCAAGCCGGACGGCAGCTATTCGATGCGTCATCTGCCGGTCGGCCATGACGAGCCGCTGCGCGCCGAATTGATCGCCTTCCTGCATGCCGTGCGCACCGGCGGCGTGCCGGCGGTGACCGGCGACGAGGGCGTCGCCAGCCTTGCAATCGCGACCCGCTGCCTGGAAACGCCGGCCAAGCCTGCCGCGATCTCTCCCGCCCGCAAGGGGCCGCGGCGAGTCGTCGTTGGCTAG
- a CDS encoding mannose-1-phosphate guanylyltransferase/mannose-6-phosphate isomerase translates to MDGKIIPLVMCGGAGTRLWPASREVHPKQFLPLFGVRSTFQNTLLRVSDAGLFERPIVITNKAYRFMVLEQLAEIGLEADVLLEPMRRDSGPAVAAGAAFAQTRDVDAVVLALAADHVVGDTPAFVAACRQGLVAAQDGRIVTFGVEPERAATEYGYISPGEVISGEVRSVAEFVEKPDPVTAAEYIKSGYLWNSGNFMFRASVLLDEYRNVDAASVAAVTDAVVKAGRDLGFVTLDEAAFGSAKAISIDYAVMEKTTHAAVVPVRCGWSDVGSWRAVWELSDKDSEGNAAQGAAVFEDSRNCNVATDRALVALEGVDDLVVVATQDAVLVSRQKDANGLKRLVAKLKTVAPQVTEEHIKVHRPWGSYQSVDNGDRHQVKRIIVKSGGRLSLQKHHHRSEHWIVVRGAARVTVNELVKTVHENESIYIPIGSVHRLENPGKIPLELIEVQTGSYLGEDDIIRIEDDYKRS, encoded by the coding sequence ATGGACGGAAAAATCATTCCACTGGTCATGTGCGGCGGCGCCGGCACCCGGCTGTGGCCGGCGTCGCGCGAAGTTCATCCCAAGCAATTTCTGCCCTTGTTCGGGGTACGTTCGACGTTCCAGAATACCCTGCTGCGGGTGTCCGATGCGGGGCTGTTCGAGCGCCCGATCGTGATCACCAACAAGGCCTATCGCTTCATGGTGTTGGAGCAGCTCGCCGAGATCGGGCTAGAGGCGGATGTGCTGCTGGAACCGATGCGGCGGGATTCTGGTCCGGCCGTTGCAGCCGGTGCAGCCTTCGCACAAACGCGCGACGTGGATGCCGTGGTGCTGGCGCTCGCCGCCGATCACGTCGTGGGCGATACGCCCGCTTTCGTCGCCGCCTGCCGCCAGGGGCTGGTGGCGGCGCAGGACGGCCGGATCGTGACCTTCGGCGTCGAGCCGGAGCGAGCTGCCACCGAATACGGCTATATCAGCCCGGGCGAGGTCATTTCGGGCGAGGTCCGGAGCGTCGCGGAATTCGTCGAGAAGCCGGATCCGGTGACGGCGGCGGAATACATCAAGTCCGGCTATCTCTGGAACAGCGGCAACTTCATGTTCCGCGCCTCGGTGCTGCTGGATGAATATCGCAATGTCGATGCCGCAAGCGTTGCGGCCGTCACCGATGCCGTCGTCAAGGCCGGGCGCGATCTCGGCTTCGTCACGCTGGACGAGGCCGCCTTCGGTTCGGCGAAGGCGATCTCCATCGACTATGCGGTGATGGAAAAGACCACGCACGCCGCCGTGGTGCCGGTCAGGTGCGGCTGGTCCGACGTCGGCTCCTGGCGCGCGGTATGGGAACTGTCGGACAAGGACAGCGAAGGCAATGCGGCGCAAGGTGCGGCCGTATTCGAGGACTCCCGCAACTGCAATGTTGCGACCGACAGGGCGCTGGTCGCGCTGGAGGGCGTCGACGATCTGGTGGTGGTGGCGACCCAGGACGCCGTGCTGGTATCACGCCAGAAGGACGCCAACGGCCTGAAGCGACTGGTCGCCAAGCTGAAGACCGTGGCGCCGCAGGTGACTGAGGAACATATCAAGGTCCACCGCCCCTGGGGATCCTATCAATCGGTCGATAATGGCGATCGGCACCAGGTCAAGCGCATTATTGTCAAGTCCGGCGGGCGGCTATCCCTGCAGAAGCATCACCACCGCTCCGAGCACTGGATCGTGGTGCGGGGCGCCGCGCGCGTGACCGTTAACGAGCTGGTCAAGACCGTGCACGAGAACGAGTCGATCTATATCCCGATCGGCTCAGTGCACAGGCTGGAAAACCCCGGCAAGATCCCGCTGGAACTGATCGAGGTCCAGACCGGCAGCTATCTCGGCGAGGACGATATCATCCGGATCGAGGACGATTACAAGCGTTCCTGA
- a CDS encoding NAD-dependent epimerase, whose translation MSDQTILITGAAGFIGFHVARRLLAEGRHVLGLDNLNNYYDPALKGARLDVLLEHPQFGFVKMDLADRRSIGELFAKHRFPTVVHLAAQAGVRYSIDHPHAYADANIEGFLNVLEGCRRHDCRHLVYASSSSVYGANTKLPFSVKDVTDRPISLYAATKKANELMAHSYSHLYRLPTTGLRFFTVYGPWGRPDMAIFLFARSIVEAKPIRLFNHGKMRRDFTHIDDVTRVIQRLIDHVPRGDGEAGIAPARIYNVGNHRPEQLMHVVELLEQELGRAAVKEMLPMQPGDVMETFADVGDLMRDVGFKPQTSIENGIRDFVAWYRDYYKV comes from the coding sequence ATGTCGGATCAGACAATTTTGATCACGGGTGCGGCGGGATTTATCGGCTTTCACGTCGCGCGCCGGCTGCTGGCCGAAGGCCGCCATGTTCTCGGTCTGGACAATCTAAACAATTACTATGACCCCGCCCTGAAAGGGGCGCGGCTGGATGTGCTGCTCGAGCATCCGCAGTTCGGTTTCGTGAAGATGGATCTGGCGGACCGTCGGTCGATCGGCGAGCTGTTTGCGAAGCACCGGTTTCCGACGGTCGTCCATTTGGCAGCCCAGGCTGGCGTGCGCTATTCGATCGATCATCCGCATGCCTATGCCGATGCCAATATCGAGGGCTTTCTCAATGTTCTCGAGGGATGCCGGCGGCATGACTGCCGGCATCTGGTTTATGCGTCATCCTCATCGGTCTACGGCGCTAACACAAAACTTCCGTTTTCGGTCAAGGACGTGACCGATCGTCCCATCAGTCTCTATGCCGCGACCAAAAAGGCCAACGAGCTGATGGCGCATTCCTACAGCCATCTTTACCGCCTGCCGACCACCGGGTTGAGATTCTTTACTGTATATGGACCGTGGGGCCGTCCGGACATGGCCATCTTCCTGTTTGCCAGGTCGATCGTCGAAGCCAAGCCGATTCGGCTCTTTAACCATGGCAAAATGCGCCGCGACTTTACCCATATCGATGACGTCACCCGTGTTATACAGCGCCTGATCGATCACGTTCCCCGGGGCGACGGCGAGGCCGGGATTGCTCCGGCGCGGATTTACAATGTCGGCAATCACCGCCCCGAACAGCTCATGCATGTGGTAGAGCTTCTGGAGCAGGAGTTGGGCCGCGCGGCGGTCAAGGAAATGCTGCCGATGCAGCCCGGCGACGTTATGGAAACCTTCGCCGATGTGGGCGATCTGATGCGCGATGTCGGCTTCAAGCCGCAGACGTCGATCGAGAACGGCATTCGCGATTTCGTCGCGTGGTATCGCGACTACTACAAGGTTTGA